From a single Rhizobium lusitanum genomic region:
- a CDS encoding ABC-F family ATP-binding cassette domain-containing protein, translating to MISISDLSARIAGRLLIDHANVTLPAGTKAGLVGKNGAGKSTLFRVITGDFAAESGSVAIPRNARIGQVAQEAPGTEEPLIEIVLKADKERTALLTEAETATDPHRIADIQTRLADIGAHSAEARAASILAGLGFDHEAQHRPASSFSGGWRMRVALAAVLFAEPDLLLLDEPTNYLDLEGTLWLEDYIRRYPHTVIIISHDRDLLNTAVNAIVHLDQKKLTFYRGSYDQFERQKAEADELQTKAKVKNDAARKHLQSFIDRFKAKATKARQAQSRVKALERMGTVAAVIEDHVMGFSFPEPEKQAASPIIAVTGGAVGYEPGKPILKRLNLRIDADDRIALLGSNGNGKSTFAKFVSGRLDADSGDVKLAPNLKIGFFAQHQLDDLIPNQTAVEHVRRRMPDATEPKVRARVAQMGLATEKMDTPVKDLSGGEKARLLMGLAAFDAPNLLILDEPTNHLDIDSRNALIQALNEYSGAVILISHDRHLIEATVDQLWLVRDGTVSTFDGDLEEYRSLVIASPKARDDKAKVNGTDDAVSKADQRKLNADRRASLAPLRKKINEIESLTGKLEKLIQALDVELADPTLYVKAPAKATEKAKQRSDAVEKLAAAEEQWLELSSEYESAMAG from the coding sequence ATGATTTCCATTTCCGACCTTTCCGCCCGCATTGCCGGCCGCCTCCTCATCGACCACGCCAACGTGACGCTTCCAGCGGGCACGAAAGCCGGGCTTGTCGGCAAGAACGGCGCCGGCAAATCGACACTGTTCCGGGTGATCACCGGCGATTTCGCCGCCGAAAGCGGTTCGGTCGCGATCCCGCGCAACGCCCGCATCGGCCAGGTGGCCCAGGAAGCGCCGGGTACGGAAGAGCCGCTGATCGAGATCGTGCTCAAGGCCGACAAGGAGCGCACGGCCCTGCTCACGGAGGCCGAGACGGCGACCGATCCGCACCGCATCGCCGACATCCAGACGCGGCTTGCCGATATCGGCGCCCATTCCGCCGAAGCCCGCGCCGCCAGCATCCTGGCGGGCCTCGGCTTCGACCATGAAGCGCAGCACCGCCCGGCCTCCTCCTTTTCCGGCGGCTGGCGCATGCGCGTTGCGCTCGCCGCCGTGCTGTTCGCTGAGCCGGACCTGCTGCTGCTCGACGAACCGACCAACTATCTCGACCTCGAAGGTACGCTCTGGCTTGAAGACTATATCCGCCGCTACCCGCACACAGTCATCATCATCTCGCATGACCGCGACCTCTTGAACACGGCCGTCAACGCCATCGTCCATCTCGACCAGAAGAAGCTCACCTTCTATCGCGGCTCCTACGACCAGTTCGAGCGGCAGAAGGCCGAGGCTGACGAGCTGCAGACGAAGGCGAAGGTGAAGAACGATGCGGCGCGCAAGCACCTGCAGAGCTTCATCGACCGCTTCAAGGCCAAGGCAACGAAGGCGCGGCAGGCGCAGTCGCGCGTCAAGGCGCTGGAGCGCATGGGCACGGTCGCCGCTGTCATCGAAGATCATGTGATGGGCTTCAGCTTTCCCGAGCCGGAAAAGCAGGCGGCCTCGCCGATCATCGCCGTCACCGGCGGCGCTGTCGGCTACGAGCCCGGCAAGCCGATCCTGAAGCGCCTCAACCTGCGTATCGACGCCGATGACCGCATCGCGCTGCTCGGCTCGAACGGCAACGGCAAATCCACCTTCGCGAAATTCGTCTCCGGCCGTCTCGATGCCGATAGCGGCGACGTCAAGCTGGCGCCGAACCTGAAGATCGGCTTCTTCGCGCAGCATCAGCTCGACGACCTCATACCGAACCAGACCGCCGTCGAGCATGTGCGCCGCCGCATGCCAGATGCGACGGAGCCGAAGGTGCGCGCCCGCGTCGCGCAGATGGGGCTTGCGACCGAGAAGATGGACACGCCGGTCAAGGATTTGTCCGGCGGCGAAAAGGCGCGGCTATTGATGGGCCTTGCCGCCTTCGACGCGCCGAACCTGCTGATCCTCGACGAACCGACCAACCATCTGGACATCGACAGCCGCAATGCGCTGATCCAGGCGCTGAATGAATACTCTGGCGCCGTCATCCTGATCTCGCATGACCGCCATCTGATCGAGGCGACCGTCGATCAGCTTTGGCTGGTGCGCGACGGTACGGTTTCCACCTTCGACGGCGACCTTGAGGAGTATCGCAGCCTTGTCATCGCCAGCCCTAAAGCGAGAGACGACAAGGCCAAGGTGAATGGCACCGATGATGCCGTCTCCAAGGCGGATCAGCGCAAGCTCAATGCCGACCGCCGCGCCTCGCTCGCGCCGCTCCGGAAAAAGATCAACGAAATCGAATCCTTGACGGGCAAGCTGGAGAAACTGATTCAGGCGCTTGATGTGGAACTTGCGGATCCTACCCTTTACGTGAAGGCACCCGCCAAGGCCACCGAGAAGGCCAAGCAGCGTTCTGACGCGGTGGAGAAGCTCGCCGCCGCCGAGGAGCAATGGCTGGAGCTTTCCTCGGAATATGAAAGCGCGATGGCCGGCTAG
- a CDS encoding DinB family protein, protein MPRHFEMLAHYNRWANTLLYDAVAHVSDVEFHENRGAFFGSLCGTLNHLLVADQIWMRRFTGTGEAAASLNVILHDDLVELRAAREAEDRRIIEWVETLDDDALAAEITYSPISIPGAITHPLGPAVAHLFNHQTHHRGQCHMTLTAMGKPSLWLDLMHFLREEGRRWM, encoded by the coding sequence ATGCCTAGACATTTCGAGATGCTCGCCCACTACAACCGCTGGGCCAATACCCTGCTTTACGATGCCGTTGCCCATGTCAGCGATGTGGAATTTCACGAAAACCGTGGTGCCTTCTTCGGCTCATTGTGCGGCACGCTTAACCATCTGCTTGTAGCCGACCAGATATGGATGCGCCGTTTCACCGGCACCGGCGAGGCCGCAGCAAGCCTGAACGTCATCCTGCATGATGATCTCGTTGAACTGCGTGCCGCCCGCGAGGCCGAGGATCGCCGGATCATCGAGTGGGTCGAGACACTCGACGATGACGCACTTGCCGCAGAGATCACCTACTCGCCAATCTCCATACCGGGTGCCATTACACATCCACTGGGGCCTGCTGTGGCACATTTATTCAACCACCAAACTCACCATCGTGGCCAATGCCACATGACGCTGACAGCCATGGGAAAGCCCTCGCTGTGGCTCGACCTGATGCATTTCCTGCGCGAGGAAGGACGACGCTGGATGTAA
- the ndk gene encoding nucleoside-diphosphate kinase: MAIERTFSMIKPDATKRNLTGAITKIFEDNGLRVIASKRVWMSTREAEGFYAVHKERPFFGELVEGMTSGPTIVQVLEGEGAILKNREIMGATNPANAAEGTIRKIHALSIGENSVHGSDAPETAAAEIAYWFAETEIVG; encoded by the coding sequence ATGGCGATTGAACGCACTTTTTCGATGATCAAGCCGGACGCAACCAAGCGTAACCTGACCGGCGCCATCACCAAGATTTTTGAAGACAATGGCCTGCGCGTCATCGCTTCCAAGCGCGTCTGGATGAGCACGCGCGAAGCCGAAGGCTTCTACGCTGTTCACAAGGAACGTCCTTTCTTCGGCGAACTCGTTGAAGGCATGACCTCCGGCCCGACCATCGTTCAGGTCCTGGAAGGCGAAGGCGCCATCCTGAAGAACCGCGAAATCATGGGCGCAACCAACCCGGCCAACGCTGCTGAAGGCACGATCCGCAAGATCCACGCCCTGTCGATCGGCGAAAATTCTGTTCACGGCTCCGACGCTCCGGAAACCGCTGCCGCCGAGATCGCCTACTGGTTCGCCGAAACCGAAATCGTTGGCTGA
- a CDS encoding CGNR zinc finger domain-containing protein, with amino-acid sequence MSFSWTPHRFSGGALALDVANSVILRHDDERRTDRFEASGQMESFPKAAANFCAERALFGDILPVRPENRPGFIALREAIDRYFRARVLDRSGDALLADLLEVLSKVLRQAASSDGLDAATVHSTLRLIAMPDPERMKICGNCGWLFIDRSKNRSRAWCDMAVCGNRAKANRHYRRKKEENAP; translated from the coding sequence ATGAGTTTTTCCTGGACCCCACATCGTTTTTCCGGTGGCGCGCTGGCGCTGGATGTCGCCAACAGCGTCATTCTGCGCCATGACGACGAGCGGCGCACCGACCGCTTCGAGGCGTCGGGGCAGATGGAGAGTTTTCCGAAGGCGGCCGCTAATTTCTGTGCCGAGCGGGCGCTGTTCGGCGACATCCTGCCGGTACGGCCGGAGAACAGACCTGGCTTCATCGCACTCCGCGAGGCGATCGACCGCTATTTTCGCGCCCGCGTCCTTGATCGCAGCGGCGATGCCCTATTGGCCGATTTGCTGGAAGTGCTGTCGAAAGTGCTGCGACAGGCCGCCTCTTCCGATGGGCTCGACGCCGCGACGGTGCATTCCACCCTGCGGCTGATCGCGATGCCGGACCCCGAGCGCATGAAGATCTGCGGTAACTGCGGCTGGCTGTTCATCGATCGGAGCAAGAACAGGAGCCGAGCCTGGTGCGACATGGCGGTCTGCGGCAATCGCGCCAAGGCGAACCGGCATTATCGCCGCAAAAAGGAGGAGAATGCGCCATGA
- a CDS encoding branched-chain amino acid ABC transporter permease, with amino-acid sequence MAYLLQQLANAVPLAALYAALAFGYAIAFGVMKRADITYGALFAFAGQMLVLFTDVGYTRLILILPVALLFGTAIAAAYTLGASLLVGRVIMLPLSRKSPNMVIVAALGMMIILMETARLASNTRGIWLPPFLNEMIVFWDSGDFRVTLTKIQLINSALMVLMILGGAYVLRYTGWGRIWRAVTDDALAAELCGTSADRVFLLAYVASALVATVCGVLATSYYGTMDFGAGLMFGLKVLLIAAVGGYSDPLKSAGGAALLGLFEAMWGAYGPFLWRDFVIFSLLVLLLVLSRRERVVP; translated from the coding sequence ATGGCCTATCTCTTGCAACAGTTGGCAAATGCCGTTCCGCTCGCCGCGCTCTATGCCGCGCTGGCCTTCGGCTATGCCATTGCCTTTGGTGTGATGAAGCGGGCTGATATCACATATGGCGCGCTGTTTGCCTTTGCCGGCCAGATGTTGGTCCTGTTCACCGACGTCGGCTATACCAGGCTCATCCTGATCCTGCCGGTGGCTCTTCTTTTCGGCACCGCCATCGCTGCCGCCTATACGTTGGGAGCAAGCCTTCTCGTCGGTCGGGTGATCATGTTGCCGCTATCGCGCAAGTCGCCGAACATGGTGATCGTCGCGGCTCTCGGCATGATGATCATCCTGATGGAGACGGCGCGGCTCGCTTCCAATACGCGGGGCATCTGGTTGCCGCCCTTTCTGAACGAGATGATCGTCTTTTGGGACAGTGGTGATTTTCGCGTCACGCTGACCAAGATCCAGCTCATCAATTCGGCGCTGATGGTCCTGATGATCTTAGGCGGAGCCTATGTGCTAAGATATACCGGATGGGGCCGCATCTGGCGGGCGGTGACGGATGATGCGCTGGCGGCCGAGCTTTGCGGCACAAGCGCTGACCGGGTCTTTCTTTTGGCCTATGTCGCTTCTGCCCTGGTCGCAACGGTCTGCGGCGTGCTGGCGACCTCCTATTACGGCACGATGGATTTCGGTGCAGGGCTGATGTTCGGGTTGAAGGTGCTATTGATCGCCGCCGTCGGCGGCTATTCCGATCCGCTGAAATCGGCAGGCGGTGCCGCACTGCTCGGATTGTTCGAGGCCATGTGGGGTGCTTACGGCCCGTTCCTGTGGCGTGATTTCGTGATCTTCTCGCTGCTTGTCCTGTTGCTGGTGCTGAGCCGGCGCGAGCGCGTGGTTCCCTGA
- a CDS encoding molybdenum cofactor biosynthesis protein MoaE: MTAEPLVKVQREDFDLQTEIDRLTNGRLDIGAVVTFSGLCRDEGGMLGALELEHYPGMAEAEITRIATLAIERFDLRCLTAIHRYGKISPGENIVLVIAAASHRQAAFDGANLVMDFLKTSAPFWKKEHAKDGKEGDWISARDADDAARDKWTVDNK; the protein is encoded by the coding sequence ATGACGGCCGAGCCGCTCGTCAAAGTCCAGCGCGAGGATTTCGATCTCCAGACCGAGATCGATCGCCTGACGAACGGACGGCTTGATATCGGCGCAGTCGTCACCTTTTCCGGCCTCTGCCGCGACGAAGGTGGTATGCTCGGCGCACTGGAACTCGAGCACTATCCCGGCATGGCGGAAGCGGAAATCACCCGCATCGCGACGCTCGCCATCGAGCGCTTCGACCTGCGGTGCCTGACCGCCATTCATCGCTACGGCAAGATTTCGCCCGGTGAAAACATCGTCCTCGTCATCGCCGCCGCCTCGCACCGGCAGGCAGCCTTCGACGGCGCCAATCTTGTCATGGACTTCCTGAAAACGTCCGCACCCTTCTGGAAGAAGGAACATGCGAAAGACGGCAAGGAAGGCGACTGGATTTCGGCCAGGGACGCCGACGATGCCGCGCGGGACAAATGGACCGTCGACAACAAATAG
- the moaD gene encoding molybdopterin converting factor subunit 1 — protein MTKLVYFAWVRERIGKGEEEISLPADVVTVGDLLNHLKTLGEEYETALQFPDAIRVAINMEHADHDEPIAGAREIGIFPPMTGG, from the coding sequence ATGACGAAGCTCGTCTATTTCGCCTGGGTGCGGGAGAGGATCGGCAAGGGAGAGGAAGAGATTTCGCTTCCCGCCGATGTGGTCACTGTCGGCGATCTCCTGAATCATTTGAAGACCTTGGGCGAGGAATACGAGACGGCGCTTCAGTTTCCCGATGCGATCCGCGTTGCCATCAATATGGAACATGCCGATCATGACGAGCCGATCGCCGGCGCCCGCGAAATCGGCATATTCCCGCCGATGACGGGTGGGTGA
- the pgsA gene encoding CDP-diacylglycerol--glycerol-3-phosphate 3-phosphatidyltransferase gives MASRAYSIPNLLTYGRILCVPLIVLCFFVEGKLEGSDFARWVALWIFVIASLTDFLDGYLARIWNQTSNIGRMLDPIADKLLVASILLLVAADGTIAGWSLWAAIIILCREILVSGLREYLAALKVSVPVTRIAKWKTTAQLVAIAFLLAGPAGDKVLPYTTELGIILLWIAALLTIYTGYDYFRAGVKHIVDEE, from the coding sequence ATGGCTTCGCGCGCATATAGCATTCCCAATCTGCTCACCTATGGCCGCATCCTTTGCGTACCGTTGATCGTCCTTTGCTTCTTCGTCGAAGGCAAATTGGAGGGATCCGATTTTGCACGATGGGTGGCGCTCTGGATCTTCGTCATCGCCTCGCTCACCGATTTCCTCGACGGCTATCTGGCGCGCATCTGGAATCAGACGTCGAATATCGGCCGCATGCTCGACCCGATCGCGGACAAGCTGCTGGTCGCGTCGATCCTTCTCCTGGTCGCTGCCGACGGCACGATCGCCGGTTGGTCGCTTTGGGCGGCGATCATCATTCTTTGCCGCGAGATCCTGGTCTCGGGCCTGCGCGAATATCTGGCGGCGCTGAAGGTCAGCGTGCCGGTGACGCGCATCGCCAAATGGAAGACGACCGCGCAGCTCGTCGCCATCGCCTTCCTACTGGCCGGACCGGCGGGCGACAAGGTACTACCCTATACGACGGAACTCGGCATCATCCTGCTCTGGATCGCAGCGCTGCTGACCATCTACACTGGCTACGATTATTTCCGTGCCGGCGTGAAGCATATCGTGGACGAAGAGTGA
- the uvrC gene encoding excinuclease ABC subunit UvrC, which produces MNGRKLPDGGVLYDESEDIEDDIEVEGDAGAPLAAPVDWNEGGKNETGLSGAELIAEFVKRLPNNPGVYRMFNEDGDVLYVGKARSLKKRVANYAVGRGHSNRIARMVRETANMEFVTTRTETEALLLEANLIKRLRPRFNVLLRDDKSFPYILITGNHRAPAIFKHRGARARKGEYFGPFASAGAVGRTINSLQRAFLIRTCADSVFETRTRPCLLHQIKRCSGPCTHEISDEGYAELVQEAKDFLSGKSQNVKAHMAEAMNAAAENLDFERAAVFRDRLAALSHVQSHQGINPTGVEEADVFAIHHEGGISCIQVFFFRTGQNWGNRAYFPKADPSLSGAEVLNSFLAQFYDDKPVPKQILLSETVEEIELLAAALGEKTGHKVSILVPQRGEKRDLVDHVVANAREAHGRKLAETASQSRLLAGFKETFQLPYVPQRIEIYDNSHIMGTNAVGGMVVAGPEGFVKGQYRKFNIKSTDITPGDDFGMMREVMTRRFSRLLKEEGKPDRSLNAETPAADAADQPFPAWPDIILIDGGQGQMTAVRTILEELRITDSVIAIGVAKGVDRDAGRERFFAASRESFTLPPRDPVLYFIQRMRDEAHRFAIGSHRARRKKEMIKNPLDEIGGIGPSRKRALLQHFGTAKAVSRAALSDLMAVEGISEAVATQVYNHFHEDAAK; this is translated from the coding sequence ATGAACGGACGAAAGCTGCCTGACGGCGGCGTTCTCTACGACGAATCAGAAGATATTGAAGACGACATCGAGGTTGAAGGCGATGCCGGCGCTCCGCTTGCGGCGCCCGTCGACTGGAACGAGGGCGGCAAGAACGAAACCGGCCTGAGCGGCGCGGAATTGATTGCCGAATTCGTCAAGCGGTTGCCGAACAATCCCGGTGTCTACCGCATGTTCAACGAAGACGGCGACGTGCTCTACGTCGGCAAGGCGCGCAGCCTTAAGAAGCGTGTCGCCAATTATGCGGTCGGTCGCGGACATTCCAACCGCATCGCCCGCATGGTACGCGAAACCGCGAATATGGAGTTCGTTACCACCCGCACCGAGACGGAAGCGCTGCTGCTGGAAGCGAATCTGATCAAGCGCTTGCGGCCGCGCTTCAATGTGTTGCTGCGGGACGACAAGTCCTTCCCCTATATTCTCATCACCGGCAATCATCGGGCGCCCGCCATCTTCAAGCATCGCGGTGCGCGGGCTCGCAAGGGCGAATATTTCGGGCCCTTCGCCTCGGCCGGCGCAGTCGGACGCACCATCAATTCGCTGCAACGCGCCTTCCTGATCCGCACCTGCGCCGACAGCGTCTTCGAAACCCGCACCCGGCCCTGTCTTCTCCACCAGATCAAGCGCTGTTCCGGCCCCTGCACCCATGAGATCAGCGACGAGGGCTATGCCGAGCTGGTGCAGGAGGCGAAGGACTTCCTTTCCGGCAAGAGCCAGAACGTCAAGGCGCATATGGCCGAGGCGATGAACGCCGCCGCCGAAAATCTTGATTTCGAGCGCGCCGCCGTCTTTCGCGACCGGCTAGCGGCGCTGTCGCATGTGCAGAGCCATCAGGGCATCAACCCCACAGGCGTTGAAGAGGCTGATGTCTTCGCGATCCATCACGAGGGTGGCATCTCCTGTATCCAGGTGTTCTTCTTCCGCACCGGCCAGAACTGGGGCAACCGCGCCTATTTCCCGAAAGCCGACCCATCGCTTTCAGGCGCCGAGGTGCTGAACTCCTTCCTGGCGCAGTTCTACGACGATAAGCCGGTGCCGAAGCAGATCCTGTTGTCGGAGACGGTGGAAGAGATCGAGCTGTTGGCCGCCGCACTCGGCGAAAAGACGGGCCACAAGGTCTCTATCCTGGTGCCGCAGCGCGGTGAGAAACGCGATCTGGTCGACCACGTCGTTGCCAATGCGCGCGAGGCGCATGGCCGTAAGCTTGCCGAGACAGCCTCGCAATCGCGGCTGCTCGCGGGTTTCAAGGAGACCTTCCAGCTTCCTTATGTGCCGCAGCGCATCGAGATCTACGACAACTCGCACATCATGGGCACGAACGCGGTCGGCGGCATGGTCGTGGCCGGACCGGAAGGCTTCGTCAAAGGCCAGTATCGCAAGTTCAACATCAAATCCACCGACATCACCCCCGGCGACGACTTCGGCATGATGCGTGAAGTCATGACAAGGCGCTTCTCCCGCCTGCTGAAGGAAGAGGGCAAGCCGGATCGCAGCCTCAACGCGGAAACCCCGGCCGCCGATGCTGCGGATCAGCCCTTCCCCGCCTGGCCGGATATCATCCTCATCGACGGTGGTCAGGGACAGATGACGGCGGTGCGCACCATTCTCGAGGAACTGAGAATCACCGACAGCGTCATCGCCATCGGCGTTGCCAAGGGTGTCGACCGCGATGCCGGCCGCGAGCGTTTCTTCGCCGCCTCCCGCGAGAGCTTCACGCTGCCGCCACGCGATCCCGTGCTCTACTTCATCCAGCGCATGCGCGATGAAGCGCATCGTTTCGCCATCGGCTCGCACCGGGCGCGACGCAAGAAGGAGATGATCAAGAACCCGCTGGACGAAATCGGCGGCATCGGCCCTTCGCGCAAGCGGGCGCTGCTGCAGCACTTCGGCACCGCCAAGGCCGTGTCGCGCGCCGCACTCTCCGACCTGATGGCGGTTGAAGGCATATCTGAAGCCGTGGCGACGCAGGTCTACAACCATTTTCACGAGGACGCCGCGAAATAA
- a CDS encoding SDR family oxidoreductase, giving the protein MAEDLSANGFAVALHANQSIAEAAEIVATLRQKGKKAIAIKADLQNSAETSTLIERVVSELGPLDLLVNNASVFQGDSADRFDAEAFDAHFAVHVRAPSILAADFARQLPDDVPGLIVNIVDQRVWALNPRFYSYTLSKAALWTATQTMAQSFAPRIRVNAIGPGPTVRSVRQTEEDFQAQIDGLILKAAPELGEFGRTVRFLFDTPSITGQMIALDGGQHLAWETPDVAESME; this is encoded by the coding sequence ATGGCCGAGGATTTGTCGGCGAACGGCTTTGCGGTGGCGCTGCACGCCAACCAATCGATTGCCGAGGCGGCCGAGATCGTGGCAACATTGCGGCAGAAGGGCAAAAAGGCGATTGCGATCAAGGCCGACCTACAAAATTCGGCAGAGACATCGACACTGATCGAAAGGGTCGTTTCTGAGCTCGGACCGCTGGATCTGCTGGTCAATAATGCCTCGGTTTTCCAGGGTGATTCTGCCGACCGATTCGACGCCGAAGCTTTCGACGCGCATTTCGCTGTGCATGTCCGCGCGCCCTCAATTCTCGCTGCCGATTTCGCGCGGCAGCTTCCGGACGACGTTCCCGGGCTGATCGTCAACATCGTCGACCAGCGCGTCTGGGCGCTGAACCCGCGCTTCTACTCTTATACATTGTCGAAGGCGGCGCTTTGGACGGCGACCCAGACGATGGCGCAGAGCTTCGCGCCGCGCATCCGTGTCAACGCCATCGGCCCGGGCCCGACTGTGCGCAGCGTGCGGCAGACGGAAGAGGACTTTCAGGCGCAGATCGACGGGCTTATATTGAAGGCCGCGCCCGAGCTTGGGGAATTCGGCCGTACCGTCCGCTTTCTTTTTGACACGCCTTCGATCACAGGCCAAATGATAGCGCTCGACGGCGGCCAGCATCTTGCCTGGGAAACGCCTGATGTGGCGGAGAGCATGGAATGA